From the Opitutus sp. ER46 genome, one window contains:
- a CDS encoding 2-oxoacid:acceptor oxidoreductase subunit alpha produces MASPHTPEATGAATAVTRHAPHSIQDVVIRLAGNSQDGIQTIGGFLARLAGRSDQDVMTYMTIPSTISGGPSIFQVRMGTGEILSAGDRTDMLVAFYQHSYDAHIASLRPGGVLVYDTDHVKPNPDDHRFTQVAVPITTGTVEAVGGAAKDKGKNMFVLGFLARVFDLDVAKLAGLIKERFGGKDEDIVRNAMLAFDAGYGWPQNNLRDLFYRFEAIDRATARTGRPQVTMDGNTALAYGLIAAGIRHGAGYPITPWSSIMEILRTELPKYGGTFVQCEDEIASISTALGFSYSGQLAITGSSGPGLSLKMEALGWAVMAEMPLIVINVQRGGPSTGMPTNVEQSDLMQAIYGSHGDSPRVVLAPRNVEDCFHIALEAARIARDYSTPVLILTDQGLSSRIEAFDEPDFAALMVNPAPDLSERPADFKPYPLDAITRHAPPGARIASGKFPTVTGLEHDELGHPTGSPKLHQQMTAKRREKLKTLAASLPLPEVTGDDAGDVLLVTWGSGWGPGREALTRVRQAGLTAGHLHLRHLNPLPNGLEPIFARYRRIVVAELNDEGLYGFGQLALLLRARFANPAIVSVCKTDGLTFKVSELVAGIGRHLESRTLDTAVGAATASALARPAPTAPSPTASS; encoded by the coding sequence ATGGCCAGCCCACACACTCCCGAGGCCACGGGCGCGGCGACTGCCGTGACCCGCCACGCGCCTCACTCCATCCAGGACGTCGTCATCCGGCTCGCCGGCAATTCCCAGGACGGCATCCAGACCATCGGCGGGTTCCTCGCCCGCCTCGCCGGCCGCAGCGACCAGGACGTCATGACCTACATGACGATCCCGTCGACGATCTCCGGCGGCCCCTCGATCTTCCAGGTCCGCATGGGCACCGGCGAGATTCTCTCCGCCGGCGACCGCACCGACATGCTCGTGGCGTTCTACCAGCACAGCTACGACGCCCACATCGCCTCGCTGCGGCCCGGCGGCGTGCTCGTGTACGACACCGATCACGTGAAGCCGAATCCCGACGATCACCGGTTCACGCAGGTCGCGGTCCCGATCACCACCGGCACGGTCGAGGCCGTCGGCGGCGCGGCGAAGGACAAGGGCAAGAACATGTTCGTGCTCGGCTTCCTCGCCCGCGTGTTCGACCTCGATGTCGCCAAGCTCGCCGGGCTCATCAAGGAGCGTTTCGGCGGCAAGGACGAGGACATCGTCCGCAACGCCATGCTCGCGTTCGACGCCGGCTACGGCTGGCCGCAGAACAATCTCCGCGACCTCTTCTACCGCTTCGAGGCCATCGACCGCGCCACCGCCCGCACCGGCCGGCCGCAGGTCACGATGGATGGCAACACCGCACTCGCCTACGGCCTCATCGCCGCCGGCATTCGCCACGGCGCCGGTTACCCGATCACGCCGTGGTCCTCGATCATGGAGATCCTGCGCACCGAGCTGCCGAAGTACGGCGGCACGTTCGTCCAGTGCGAGGACGAGATTGCCTCCATCTCCACCGCCCTGGGCTTTTCGTATTCCGGGCAGCTCGCCATCACCGGGAGTTCCGGCCCGGGACTTTCCCTCAAGATGGAAGCGCTCGGCTGGGCCGTCATGGCCGAGATGCCGCTCATCGTGATCAACGTCCAGCGCGGCGGTCCCTCCACCGGGATGCCCACGAACGTCGAGCAGAGCGATCTCATGCAGGCGATCTACGGCAGCCACGGCGATTCCCCGCGCGTGGTGCTCGCACCGCGCAACGTCGAGGACTGCTTCCACATCGCGCTCGAGGCCGCCCGCATCGCCCGCGACTACAGCACGCCGGTCCTCATCCTCACCGACCAGGGTCTGTCCTCCCGGATCGAGGCCTTCGACGAGCCCGACTTCGCCGCGCTCATGGTCAACCCGGCGCCCGACCTCTCCGAGCGCCCCGCCGACTTCAAACCGTATCCGCTCGACGCCATCACACGGCACGCCCCGCCCGGCGCGCGCATCGCCTCCGGCAAGTTCCCGACCGTCACCGGCCTCGAACACGATGAGCTTGGCCATCCGACCGGCAGCCCGAAGCTGCACCAGCAGATGACGGCCAAGCGGCGCGAAAAGCTGAAGACGCTCGCCGCCTCGCTGCCCCTCCCCGAGGTCACCGGCGACGACGCCGGCGATGTCCTCCTCGTCACCTGGGGCTCCGGCTGGGGCCCGGGTCGCGAGGCACTCACCCGCGTCCGCCAGGCCGGCCTCACCGCCGGCCACCTGCACCTCCGCCACCTCAACCCGCTGCCCAACGGGCTCGAACCGATCTTCGCCCGCTACCGCCGCATCGTCGTGGCCGAGCTCAACGACGAGGGTCTCTACGGTTTCGGCCAGCTCGCGCTCCTCCTGCGCGCCCGCTTCGCCAACCCCGCCATCGTCAGCGTCTGCAAGACCGACGGCCTCACGTTCAAGGTGAGCGAACTCGTCGCCGGGATCGGCCGCCACCTCGAGAGCCGCACCCTCGACACCGCCGTCGGCGCCGCCACCGCCAGTGCCCTCGCCCGCCCGGCGCCCACCGCGCCGTCCCCTACCGCGTCCTCCTGA